The sequence below is a genomic window from Lolium perenne isolate Kyuss_39 chromosome 4, Kyuss_2.0, whole genome shotgun sequence.
GATTTCTAGCGACGGTGGacgggcatcgccaaaactcgcatTTTGATGTTTTTGCACATTTTCATGGGCATAGCGCACATATTTTGGTTCCAAGGACAATTTCCAACGACTGTGAccgccgatacatggtttgagaggcttcaATAAaagtcgtgtttttcatgttttctacccattttcatgagctatagcgcatatttttcAGTTGCTAAGACGATTTCCTgtgaccgtgaccaccgatacatgatTTGAGTGGTATCGCCAAAActcatatttttcatgttttctgcccattttcatgagctataATGCACATTTTTTTTACTTCttgggacgatttccagcgaccTTGACCACCGATACATGATTTGAGTGGCATCGCCAAATTCATATTTTTTAGGTTTTCTTCCTATTTTCAtgagctatagcgcacatttttcagtTCCCGGGTCGATTTTAGGCGACTGTGACCACCGATCCATGATTTGAGTGGCATTGCCAAAACTCATATTttccatgttttttgcccattttcatgggctatagcttaCATTTTTCGGTTCCCGAGGCGATTTCCAGCGATCGTGACCACGGATACGTGGTTTGggaggcttcacgaaaactctTGTTTTTAATATTTTCTACCTCCATttttgtgggctatagctcactttTTAACttcccaggacgatttccagcgaGTGTGACCACCAATACATGGTTAGAAGGGTGTCGCCAAAACTagactttttcatgttttttgcccattttctTGGGCTAGCTATAGCGCACAATTTTTGTTCCCGGGGAAATTTCCAGCGACAGTGAccaccaatacatggtttgagaggcttcaCGGAAAATATTGATTTTCATACTTTCTGCCTCCAATTAAgtaggctatagctcatagttttaagTTCCCAAGACAATTTCCAGCGatggtgaccaccgatacatggttaaacgggtgtcgccaaaactcgcctttttcatgtgtttttcccattttcgtgggctatagcgcccAATTTTCGGTTCCATGGACAATTTCCAGCGACTGTGACcactgatacatggtttgagaggcttaACAAAAACTCCAGTTTTAAGTTCTTCGGACGATTTCCAGCAACGGTGACCACCGATCCCATTGTTAGACATGTGTCACcgaaactcgcctttttcatgttttctgcccattgtcGTGGGCTATAGCGTGCAATTTTTGGTTTCGGGAGAATTTCCAGTGACCATGACAACCGATAAATGGATTGAGGCTTCgcgaaaactcatgtttttcatgttttctgcctctatttttgtgggctatagctcacagattTAAGTTCCCGGGGCGATTACTAGAGATCGTGACCACTGATATATGGTTTGAGAGCATCACCAAAACTCGAATTTTTCATGTTTtcgcccattttcgtgggctatagcgcacagttttcaGTTCCCTCGACAATTTCTAGCGATCGTGGCCACCGATATATGGTCTGAGAGCCATCTCCAAAACTCGCATTTTCCATATTTTGTGCACATTTCCATAGGCTATAACGCACATTTCTTGGTTCCCGGGATTATTTTTGACGACCGTGACCATGcaaacatggtttgagaggcttcaCGGAAACTCGTGTTGTTCATGGTTATGTCTCCATTTTCGtgtgctatagctcatagttttcagtcctgggacgatttctagcaatcgtgaccaccgatacatggtttgagtggcATATCCAAAATTTGCCTTTTTCTAGCGATCATGACCACGTGATCTCTTTTAGGCCTCCTGGCCCTTCTCGTGGGGTCCAAGTGCTCCAGGTGCTTCTCTTGACGAAATATTGACATTCCCAGAATCCTAGCTCCATTTGATTTCCTTTAGGTCCCTCAAAGCTAAAATTACACAAACTAGGATTTTCCTCTCCTGCATGGTTATAGccaaaataaaggggatcattggtaaatcccaaaaaaaaatataaaacaTGTATATAACAACATatgtgttgcaaatatgtgggaatctgTGTGAACGAACTACAAAGTTCatatatgcattttacatgcatcaactgcACGACGAGGAAGCTTCGTGAGTGAAGCGTGATGTCATCCTCGTCAAGCTCGACATTACTAAAGCATTCGACACAATTGATTGGGCTTTCCTACCGGAGGTATTGACCAAACTTGGTTTTGGGCAGAGGTGGATCACCATGATTTCTGACCTACTTGGGACTGCTTCTACACGGGTTGTGGTTAACATAGTGCCTGGCAGCTTGATCTTCAACCGCTACGGGTTCTGACAGGGCGACCCCATCTCCATCTCCTCTTCAATGCTATTATCGACATCCTTCACTTGATGATTGAACGTGCGGCTATGGATGGCTTGCTCACCGAGTTGGCAGCTAGTGGTATCCGGCATTGCACCTCCATGTATGCAGACAATGCGACCATGTTCATCCGTCCAACAAGGGTGGACATGCTCACCTACGTCGGCATCGTTGAGGACTTCAGGGCGTCTTCAGGTCTAGCACTAACCTAGCCAAGTACGCCCTCCACCCCATCTATTGCAAGCCTGATCGGGTGGAGTTGGCACGCCAGATTCTTGGTTGTAAAGTGGCGTCTTTCCCTTTCAAGTACCTAGGCCTGCCACTTAGCTCGAGGAAGCTCACGGTTTCTCAGCTCCAACTTTTGGTGGATAGCGCGGCCAGTCGGTTTCCCCTATGGTGCGCGAAGCTCCTCCATCGGGGAGGTAGGACCATCTTGGTTCATACCACTCTCAGTGTGATTCTAGTTCATGCCATGATGTCATTGGATATTCCCCCAAGGTCTTAAAAGCACTCATTAAGTCTGTCGAGCCTTCCTATTGAAGGGACGGCACGAGATCAACGGCAGTCACTGCCTGGTGGCGTGGGACAAGGTGGCCTCCCCTAAGATTTAGGGCGGCTTAGGTCTCCACAATCTCAAGCTCCTGAACCTTGCCCTTTGTTATAGATGGGTCTAGCTCAAGAAATTAGATGCGGCTAAGGCGTGGGCCAGGCTCGACATCCATCTGAGCATGTGCACTGTGATTTTTGACGCTGCCACCTGCTATGTACTTGGCAAGGGTGAGCAGGACAGCTTTTGGAAGGATCGGTGGCTTAATGGGTACAGGGTGTTCGACATTGCGCTAAATGTGGTGAAGTTGGCCTCCAGGAGGAGTGCTAACTCCCGCTCGGTGAAGGATGCTCTAACCGGGTTGTGGTTAAATGACGTCATGATGGATTTGGGGAGTGACCCCCTCGCGGAGTTCTTCCTCATGTGGCATAGGCTTGCGGACATCGCTCTCATCTCAGAGCATGGGGATGTGCTAGTGGCGTTGGTACGGCAGCGGCCAGTACTCCTCCAAGTCGGCCTATGAGGCATTCTTCGCAGGTGCGGTGAAAGCCCCACTTCGAGTTGCTCGCCTCGAAGACGCTGCAACACCTGCTCCTTGGGTGTGTGGTGGCTAGGAAGGTCTGGACCTGGGCTCTAAGGCGATGGGGGGAAGCTGGAGTGGCTCCCGGATGGAGACTCGAAGCTGATTGAGTGGTGGACGTCTCGCCCTTGCCCGGCGTCAGACAGGCGAGACATGAAGACGACAATCATCCTCATCTTCTGGTGCATGTGGATGCACCGAAATGATGTGGTCTTCAATGGAGCGTTGCCCTCGCAGATGACCATTAGGGAGAAGTCCAAGGTGGGGTATGATAGATGGCGTCAGGCGAAGCTTTGTCGCCGTGTAGTTTTCTTCTTTCCTAAACTTGTAGATTTACCGTAGCAGTACGGAGAGTAGGCTTTGGTGGGGCCTGTCACCCCTTGTTGGTGGCGGAAACTTAGCCATCTTTGGCTCTATTCTATATGATTAGGACTGTAATGTGGACCAAAGTAAAGTTTGATGATGTAATCTGAACTTTCGAACAAGTTCAGGGCTGTAATATGGACTTGTCTCTAAATAAAATGCGAAAAGGCGTTGGTAGGTTCAGCTTTTTGCCAAGTATTAAAAAGAGAGATGCTGGTCTACGAATCAATTGATGACAAGTTGGAGATTTTGATGATGATCTCCTCTAGAAGGCGGGGGGATGCCGCTTTGAGATCCTTGAAGCTTTTAGTTTCCACCACTTCCTTGAGCACGTGCGGCTGCGAGATATGCTCGAGGCAGAACTCCTTGAGCGCTTGGCAATGGAGGCGATCTGCCAGGTCTAGCGTGGCCACGATGTTCTCCGGCGTGGCCCATTGGCACAGCATGTTCTCGCACATGGCCTTCAACCTATCTAGACCGAACCGGTCCGCCGCCACCAGCAGGTCTCGGGTGATAGTCGTGGCGTCTCCAGCTCGGTAGCCCATCATCAGAGGCAGCTCGTCGGCGTAGATGAAATGGAGCATGGCATGGAAAGTCGGGACGTCCATGTCGTCTATCCTTACGTGGTCCTTGTCGGGCGCCGAGGATACCGCTTTGTGCAAGACCGGCGACCGCGCGGCGATGACAAGCTGGTGCGCGCAGACCTCGCTATCTTTGACAAggaacttgacgtcgaagtactGCTGGCAAACCAGCAGCCGCTCAAGATGGCAGGCGATGTTGGACGGCGGCGCAATGATGGTCGTCGTGGCTCCCactgctgcggcggcggcggcgctagtAGCGTACGAGAACCCCTTGCCGACCTTCACGTTGCAGTGTATGGTGAGTGAGCCATCATATTTAACATAGTATAGCTTGGCAGTTGTGACGTCCATGAACTTTTTCACCACTAAGCATGTACCTTGGGCGTACAAGCTTTCTGCCCAAGCGATTACTGGCGGCGTCTTGCCACTAGGATCATCTATCCTGAAAGTTGCCGTCACCCAACCAGTAGTAGTGACAGGAGGATTCAACATGTGGAGGCGCATGCCTATGAACCCCAGGCCATCGTACCCTGACGGGTATACACATACGACCCACTCATAACCGCCGATATGGAAAATGCCAGATTCGATGCATTCTCCCGCACCATGTATCTTCTGCATGGCGGTAAAGTCAGGGATCCTGAACTCATGTGTGCCGTCGAACACCTCCGACGAGTTAAACATGGACGCGCTCTTTTGCGGGCCGATTTGTTTCGAGCaaaaaggaggatgaggaggaggagcagcagcagcagaagTTGTCATGCATGTACGGGAAGCCAATGCCCGCACTGATACTTTCTCCAAGACGTCGGTAACAAAGGGGCCACACTTGTCCTTGAGCTCCTTGTACTCCTTGGTTGCCAGCACGGCGGCGTGCACGTCGGGATCGGACGCCATGTACTCGATGCACGAGGCCTCTAGCAGCCGGCACCTCTCTCGTCCATGGACCAACATCAAAGTTGGCATTGCTGACTCGGCGTCCATGTTCTCCGCAAGGATCTTCTCACACATGAGCCTCAGCCTCTCGAGATCGTACCGGTCCGCAGCCACGAGTAAGTCGCCCACATTTTGGTTTTCATACTTGTGAGAATTTGGAAGCTCATCGGTGTAGATGAAGAAGAGCATAGCCTTGAAGGTTGAGGCGCTCATGTCGTCTATCGTGACGCGAGAGCACGCCGCGCTCTCCTTCATTGCCCCAAGCAGCCCTGCGTTGAACACTGGTGACCGCATGGCGAGCACCAGCCTGTGCGCGTGGATCTCGGTTTGCTCGACGATGAACGTTACATCTGTCGCGAAGGGCATACCCGATGAGTTGGACTTGGAGCCGTCTAGATGCAATAGTCTGCGGAGATCTCGGGATATGGCCGGTGGCGGCACGACGGAGACGGAGCAGCTCCTTGCCGCCGAGGTCGTTTCGGCATCCTCTGATACGCCCTCTCTATACCACACTCAGATATATCTCCAGATCACACGATTCAACAGCACGGGATACAAATTCACAGCAGGAGGGTAGGGAGATAGAGGAATTCTTAGAGAGGGAATGAGAACAAGATCGGGATCGAGAGTTCTTTACAGGGTTGGCTCAACAGCAAAACGAAAAGAAGGAACTCCACGGCTTAAGACACGCCAGGACGGGCTGGCCGTAGGTCCCACCTGCAGCGCCACTTCTTCGCTTTCCATCTGCTTCGTCCGATTCACGTCGTCCATTCTGGACCGTTGATCCGGTGGTTCACTCGCCGTTCCCTCCTGGATCGCCTCAATTCGTTTGCTTCAGGCACCGGGCAGAACTTGAGGTGTTCGTCAATAGCGTGGCGGCGTTGGCGGCGAGTGAGTCCCGTGGCTGGGGTCGTGACATCCCCTTCTCCTTGAGAGCCTGCTTGTCCCCAAGCAGGTGCTTCCGGGAATCTCTTCTTCAGTTCCTGCAAATTCTCCCAGGTGGCCAGGTTATCCGACATACCTGACCAGACCACCTTCCCTTCCAGTAAGGTTGTGTTTCCCAATATTCTGCGACGCCGAGCTAGGACACGCTCTGGAACTTGCTCTGTTGATGCATCAGGAGGAAGTGTTGCCTCTGCCATAATCTCCCTTGGCAGTGACTTTTTGAGTAGGGAAACGTGGAATACAGGGTGCACCAAACTGTGCTCGGGCAGGATGAGTTTATAAGCCACTTGACCCACTTTCTTCTCAATTTGGAATGGTCCAAAATACTTGAAAGAGAGTTTATGATTAGCTCTTCTCTCAACTGACGACTGCAGGTACGGCTGAAGTTTAAGATAAACCCAATCCCCTTCCTCAAAGTGACGCTCAGTTCGACCTTTATCGGCTTGATGCTTCATTCGTAGACGCACACGCGCCAGGTGCATTTTCAAAAGCTTCTTCATTAGGTCCCGTTCCTGTAGCCATTCAGCCAAGTTTGGTATGGCACAAGAATCTACACCCTCCACACCAAAGAATCTGGGTGCATGACCATACAGTGCTTCAAAGGGGCTTTTCTGCAGACTTGAGTGAAAGCTGGTGTTGTACCAAAATTCCGCCAATGGTAGCCATTGAATCCACTTAGTCTGACATGAGTGCACAAAGCATCGCAAGTAGCCCTCCATACATTGATTTACTCTTTCCGTTTGCCCATCCGTTTCTGGATGGTGGGCAGTGCTCATACACAGTTGTGTGCCCGATAATCGGAATAACTCCTGCCACACCTTGCTTGTGAAGATAGGATCCCTGTCAGATACAATAGCCAATGGCATGGAATGTAATTTGTGAATTTCCTTCATAAAAGCCAGAGCCACGGATTGTGCTGTGTAAGGGTGGGCTAATGGAACAAAATGGGCGTATTTTGAGAATTTGTCCACTACCACCATGATGCAGTTGAAGCCTCCTGATT
It includes:
- the LOC127348183 gene encoding BTB/POZ and MATH domain-containing protein 1-like, with amino-acid sequence MPFATDVTFIVEQTEIHAHRLVLAMRSPVFNAGLLGAMKESAACSRVTIDDMSASTFKAMLFFIYTDELPNSHKYENQNVGDLLVAADRYDLERLRLMCEKILAENMDAESAMPTLMLVHGRERCRLLEASCIEYMASDPDVHAAVLATKEYKELKDKCGPFVTDVLEKVSVRALASRTCMTTSAAAAPPPHPPFCSKQIGPQKSASMFNSSEVFDGTHEFRIPDFTAMQKIHGAGECIESGIFHIGGYEWVVCVYPSGYDGLGFIGMRLHMLNPPVTTTGWVTATFRIDDPSGKTPPVIAWAESLYAQGTCLVVKKFMDVTTAKLYYVKYDGSLTIHCNVKVGKGFSYATSAAAAAAVGATTTIIAPPSNIACHLERLLVCQQYFDVKFLVKDSEVCAHQLVIAARSPVLHKAVSSAPDKDHVRIDDMDVPTFHAMLHFIYADELPLMMGYRAGDATTITRDLLVAADRFGLDRLKAMCENMLCQWATPENIVATLDLADRLHCQALKEFCLEHISQPHVLKEVVETKSFKDLKAASPRLLEEIIIKISNLSSIDS